One segment of Panicum virgatum strain AP13 chromosome 3K, P.virgatum_v5, whole genome shotgun sequence DNA contains the following:
- the LOC120697842 gene encoding fasciclin-like arabinogalactan protein 13, whose translation MAAASPRLAILLALLAASSALAAAQKAKAKPAPGPAGAADAAPPTDVNKALKDDQFSEFKQLLHDTRVDTQINAQLTDSYNGLTIFAPTNAAFDKLKAGVLNGLSPQDQIQLVLYCVLPRFYSLSMLGTLNGKVNTQGSGHDGPYKYDIKRAGNNVNVSTGVNSMLLGSPVSKDFPLAVYPVDKVPLPYELFGPKPPTPAPAPAPAPSKSKTKKKHKKAAGIAEPPVADDSTASDEDKKSAAAPAAGVARWVAALGVLGAAVLGGLF comes from the coding sequence atggccgccgcctcgccgcgcctcgCCATCCTGCTGGCGCTCCTGGCGGCGTCGTCGGCGCTGGCCGCGGCGCAGAAGGCCAAGGCGAAGCCGGCGCccgggccggccggggcggcggacgCGGCCCCGCCGACGGACGTGAACAAGGCGCTCAAGGACGACCAGTTCAGCGAGTTCAAGCAGCTGCTCCACGACACGCGCGTGGACACCCAGATCAACGCGCAGCTGACGGACAGCTACAACGGGCTGACCATCTTCGCGCCCACCAACGCCGCCTTCGACAAGCTCAAGGCCGGCGTGCTCAACGGGCTGTCGCCGCAGGACCAGATCCAGCTGGTGCTCTACTGCGTGCTCCCCAGGTTCTACAGCCTCTCCATGCTCGGCACCCTCAACGGAAAGGTCAACACGCAGGGCTCCGGCCACGACGGCCCCTACAAGTACGACATCAAGCGCGCGGGCAACAACGTCAACGTCTCCACCGGCGTCAACTCCATGCTCCTGGGGAGCCCCGTGAGCAAGGACTTCCCGCTCGCCGTCTACCCCGTCGACAAGGTGCCGCTCCCGTACGAGCTCTTCGGCCCCAAGCCGCCCAccccggcgcccgcgccggccccggcgccgtCCAAGTCCAAGACCAAGAAGAAGCACAAGAAGGCCGCCGGCATCGCCGAGCCGCCCGTGGCCGACGACTCCACCGCCTCGGACGAGGACAAGaagtcggcggccgcgcccgccgccggggtGGCCAGGTGGGTCGCCGCGCTCGGGGTGCTCGGCGCCGCTGTCCTCGGCGGCCTCTTCTGA
- the LOC120697845 gene encoding fasciclin-like arabinogalactan protein 13, translating into MSSSSSMAARRLLAAAFLALAVPAVLCQAPGPAAPKGPPNVTAILEKGGQYATFIRLMKATQQDTQLNSQLNNSFGSGYTVFAPTDNAFNSLKPGTLNKLSQQEQVSLVQYHILPQFYSLDSFETASNPVRTQASGSDGPYTLNITADSNSQVNVSTGLVATRVGTALRDTQPLAVYSVDKVLLPNDLFGVKPPSSAPPAPTKKPAKGASVAEAPTGSADSAPSGAAPGGAGVAGWSLAALVLAAAGSLL; encoded by the coding sequence ATGTCCTCATCCTCATCAATGGCGGCGAGGAGACtcctggcggcggcgttcctggCGCTGGCGGTGCCGGCGGTGCTGTGCCAGGCGCCTGGCCCGGCGGCGCCCAAGGGCCCGCCGAACGTGAcggcgatcctggagaagggCGGGCAGTACGCGACCTTCATCCGGCTGATGAAGGCGACGCAGCAGGACACGCAGCTCAACAGCCAGCTCAACAACTCCTTCGGCAGCGGCTACACCGTGTTCGCGCCCACCGACAACGCCTTCAACAGCCTCAAGCCCGGCACGCTCAACAAGCTGTCGCAGCAGGAGCAGGTGTCGCTGGTGCAGTACCACATCCTCCCGCAGTTCTACTCGCTCGACTCCTTCGAGACCGCCAGCAACCCCGTCCGCACCCAGGCGTCCGGCTCCGACGGGCCCTACACGCTCAACATCACCGCCGACAGCAACAGCCAGGTGAACGTCTCCACGGGGCTCGTCGCCACCAGGGTGGGCACAGCGCTGCGCGACACGCAGCCGCTCGCCGTCTACTCCGTCGACAAGGTGCTCCTGCCCAACGACCTGTTCGGCGTGAAGCCCCCGtcgtccgcgccgcccgcgcccaccAAGAAGCCGGCCAAGGGGGCCTCCGTGGCCGAGGCGCCCACTGGCTCCGCCGACTCCGCGCCCTCCGGcgccgcgcccggcggcgccggggtcgCCGGGTGGAGCTTGGCGGCGCTGGTTCTCGCCGCGGCGGGCAGCCTGTTGTAA